From the genome of Candidatus Roizmanbacteria bacterium, one region includes:
- a CDS encoding metal-sulfur cluster assembly factor: MPKKTIPTKPVIMKKLKEVNDPELNISIVDLGLVYKVEVNKGVVVITMTLTTIGCPLYSLIEQEIYNKLHTIGLSNVKIMLTFDPPWTMEKMSEKAKAKLGII, encoded by the coding sequence ATGCCGAAAAAAACAATTCCAACTAAACCAGTAATAATGAAGAAACTTAAAGAAGTAAACGACCCAGAGCTCAATATCTCTATCGTAGACCTTGGTCTTGTTTACAAGGTTGAGGTAAATAAAGGTGTGGTAGTTATTACGATGACGCTAACAACAATCGGCTGCCCGCTTTATTCCCTTATAGAGCAGGAGATATATAATAAGCTTCATACGATCGGTCTTTCCAATGTTAAGATTATGCTCACCTTCGATCCTCCATGGACCATGGAAAAGATGTCCGAGAAAGCAAAGGCAAAGTTGGGTATTATCTAA
- a CDS encoding ribonuclease J, which produces MDSANSPQVSSTNSPRMDSTYKLRFVSLGGIIGVTKNMYLYELYRGEELQDIVIVDCGIGFPQDKALGVDFVIPDISYLKDKLGKIRAILLSHGHEDHISALPYYYTDLGEPPMYASKLTSAFIKNKFKETGQEPKINLVDFDQRYKFGGITAEFVRMTHSIPDTTHILLRTPAGNIYHGSDFKLDLTPPYGSPPDFYKITQFGHEGAMCLMSDCLGSDREGLTLSENIVGQTFEDQMRKTKGKFIMSTFSSNISRIRQCVEAAKKFNRKVAFMGRSMRDNTAMAAEIGYLPELRDLLIKDDQVMRLAPNKVCLIVAGSQGQYNSALAKLASKQHKFIQVKPGDAVVFSSDPIPGNENEVYGIIEDLVLLGADVIYPDVQEQLHASGHGNQEDIKFLARFVDPKYFIPIGGTIRHQRGYQNLISDMGYKKENILLLDEGDTVIFEKGIARKGQNIPTKTIYVDAYGVGDVGSVILRDRQIISTDGMVVALVLLDKNNQLLTKPSIISRGFVFEKREEQLMNEATTMIEAVLKSKEGLSPSSSNLKKEIADKLEQLFLESKGRKPLVVVEVIQV; this is translated from the coding sequence ATGGATTCGGCAAACTCACCACAAGTGTCTTCAACTAACTCACCTCGAATGGACTCTACATACAAACTTCGATTCGTTTCTTTAGGTGGCATCATAGGCGTTACAAAAAACATGTATCTGTACGAGCTCTATAGAGGCGAGGAGCTGCAAGACATAGTGATAGTTGACTGTGGTATTGGATTTCCACAGGATAAGGCTCTTGGAGTAGACTTCGTAATTCCAGACATTTCATACCTGAAAGATAAGTTGGGAAAAATTAGAGCGATTTTATTGAGTCATGGTCATGAGGATCATATCTCTGCTCTACCCTACTACTATACCGACTTAGGCGAACCCCCAATGTACGCGAGCAAATTAACCTCAGCCTTTATCAAAAATAAATTTAAGGAAACTGGTCAGGAACCAAAAATTAATTTGGTTGATTTTGACCAAAGGTATAAATTTGGAGGCATTACAGCAGAGTTTGTAAGAATGACTCACTCAATTCCAGACACGACACATATTCTTCTTCGAACACCAGCGGGAAATATTTATCATGGAAGCGATTTTAAACTTGATCTAACTCCACCATATGGTTCACCGCCTGATTTTTACAAAATAACTCAGTTTGGACATGAGGGCGCGATGTGCTTGATGTCCGACTGTCTTGGAAGTGATCGAGAGGGGCTTACACTGTCTGAAAATATAGTTGGACAGACTTTTGAGGATCAGATGAGAAAGACGAAGGGTAAGTTCATCATGAGTACCTTCTCCTCAAACATCTCAAGAATCAGGCAGTGCGTAGAAGCGGCCAAAAAATTCAATCGAAAGGTTGCTTTTATGGGGCGTTCAATGCGTGATAACACCGCTATGGCCGCAGAGATCGGATATCTTCCAGAGCTAAGAGATCTACTTATTAAAGATGATCAGGTAATGAGATTAGCTCCTAATAAAGTCTGTTTAATAGTTGCAGGGTCACAAGGACAGTACAACTCGGCTCTTGCAAAGCTCGCATCAAAACAACACAAATTTATACAGGTTAAGCCAGGAGATGCGGTGGTTTTCTCGTCAGATCCAATTCCAGGAAATGAGAATGAAGTCTATGGAATAATTGAAGACTTGGTTTTGCTTGGAGCAGACGTCATTTATCCAGACGTACAGGAGCAGTTGCATGCTTCAGGACACGGTAATCAGGAAGACATTAAGTTTCTTGCGAGATTTGTTGATCCTAAGTATTTCATCCCAATTGGGGGTACGATCAGACATCAGAGAGGGTATCAAAATCTTATCTCCGATATGGGCTATAAAAAAGAAAACATCCTTCTACTAGATGAGGGTGACACTGTAATTTTTGAAAAAGGTATCGCGAGAAAAGGACAAAATATCCCAACAAAAACAATCTATGTAGATGCCTACGGAGTCGGAGATGTTGGAAGTGTCATACTGCGAGATAGACAGATAATCTCAACGGATGGCATGGTAGTTGCACTGGTTCTTTTGGATAAGAATAATCAGCTTCTTACAAAGCCAAGCATTATTAGTCGTGGATTCGTTTTCGAAAAACGTGAAGAGCAATTAATGAATGAAGCCACAACAATGATAGAAGCTGTACTTAAATCAAAGGAAGGTCTGTCTCCAAGCTCGAGCAATCTTAAAAAAGAGATTGCGGACAAGCTTGAGCAATTGTTTTTAGAGTCAAAAGGTCGTAAGCCACTCGTTGTTGTGGAAGTTATACAGGTTTAA
- the recR gene encoding recombination protein RecR, with protein sequence MAGLPSNLKHIAYFLQRLPGIGEKTANRLAFYFLRLPQQELKELSENILQLKEKTKLCVDCKNLTEFDRCSICENPQRDKTQITVVEDVLDLLSFETGNIYNGVYHVLHGKIDPLNNIGPDDLHIDTLFERVKGVDITEVVLATNLDMEGEATSMYIKEKLKLENAKRKTLKHKEFKVTRLAYGLPMGSNLEYADYMTLKRALEGRNEY encoded by the coding sequence ATGGCCGGTCTACCATCTAATCTCAAACATATTGCATACTTTCTTCAGAGACTCCCAGGTATTGGCGAGAAGACAGCAAATCGATTGGCCTTCTATTTTTTACGTCTTCCGCAACAGGAGCTAAAAGAGTTGAGCGAAAATATTCTTCAGTTGAAGGAAAAGACTAAACTCTGCGTTGATTGCAAGAACCTTACGGAGTTTGATCGCTGTTCAATCTGTGAAAATCCCCAGCGTGATAAAACTCAGATCACTGTAGTTGAGGACGTTCTCGATCTTCTTTCTTTTGAGACTGGAAATATTTACAACGGAGTTTATCATGTACTCCACGGTAAGATTGATCCTTTAAATAACATTGGTCCGGACGATCTACACATTGATACACTTTTTGAGCGGGTAAAAGGAGTAGATATTACCGAGGTAGTTCTAGCGACCAACCTTGATATGGAGGGTGAGGCGACCTCAATGTATATTAAAGAAAAACTTAAGCTCGAGAATGCTAAACGGAAGACGCTCAAGCACAAAGAATTTAAAGTAACGCGGTTGGCTTACGGCCTACCAATGGGATCAAATCTTGAGTACGCAGACTACATGACCCTCAAACGCGCCCTTGAAGGACGAAACGAATATTGA
- a CDS encoding ribose-phosphate pyrophosphokinase: MILFSGTAHPKLSKEVAQLLKIKLGKTEIIRFDNSEVRVRILENVENKPVAIIQPTSNPTNHSLMQLFFFCDALKREGAKDITAIIPYFGYARQNIQHRKGEAVSAHVVIDMLEHVGFSRVVTFDLHDEGLMGVFSVPFVHLTGLTAMAEQIRKDHKDISKETIAVVSPDQGGIERARTFGKALFGSEDFDLVIIEKKRDQDHKHQSTALDIFGDVKGKTAILIDDIVTSGGTLLHAAELCLDRGAKEVYAAITHHDFSVHAPGRIQNSNLTAFYTTNTIPLKPAQNFPKLREVSIASVIAKALK, encoded by the coding sequence ATGATCCTATTTTCAGGAACTGCCCATCCCAAACTCTCCAAAGAAGTTGCTCAACTACTTAAAATAAAACTTGGTAAAACAGAGATTATTCGCTTTGATAACTCTGAGGTACGCGTACGGATCTTAGAAAATGTTGAGAACAAACCCGTTGCTATTATTCAACCTACCTCTAACCCAACCAACCACTCCCTCATGCAGCTGTTCTTTTTCTGCGATGCTCTTAAAAGAGAAGGGGCAAAAGACATAACCGCAATTATTCCATACTTCGGATACGCTAGACAAAACATCCAACATAGAAAGGGTGAGGCAGTTTCTGCACATGTTGTCATTGATATGTTGGAACATGTTGGCTTCAGTCGCGTCGTTACATTTGACCTTCATGACGAGGGGTTGATGGGTGTTTTTTCAGTGCCGTTCGTGCACCTCACCGGTCTTACCGCAATGGCTGAACAAATTAGAAAAGACCACAAAGACATTTCCAAAGAAACAATCGCAGTAGTTTCGCCTGATCAGGGAGGCATTGAGAGAGCGCGAACGTTCGGAAAAGCGTTGTTTGGATCTGAGGACTTTGACTTGGTCATAATCGAGAAAAAACGCGACCAAGATCATAAACATCAAAGCACGGCGCTTGATATCTTCGGAGACGTAAAAGGTAAAACCGCTATCTTAATTGACGATATTGTAACCTCAGGGGGAACTCTTCTTCATGCTGCCGAACTCTGTCTTGATAGGGGAGCAAAGGAAGTATACGCCGCAATCACGCACCATGATTTTTCTGTTCACGCACCAGGAAGAATTCAGAACTCAAATCTGACCGCATTCTACACCACCAACACAATTCCGCTGAAGCCAGCTCAAAACTTCCCTAAGCTACGCGAGGTCTCCATCGCCTCCGTCATCGCCAAAGCCTTGAAATAA
- a CDS encoding YbaB/EbfC family nucleoid-associated protein, with translation MFNPLKGLGDIHKLQKMQQELQKQEVTIEKNGITVTMRGDQKIKEIQVDGEKDNRITDAINEAVKKTQEQAARTLMSMSQDDKE, from the coding sequence ATGTTTAACCCACTAAAAGGACTTGGAGACATCCATAAACTCCAAAAAATGCAACAAGAACTTCAGAAGCAGGAAGTTACGATTGAAAAAAATGGAATTACTGTAACGATGAGAGGCGATCAGAAGATTAAGGAGATCCAAGTTGATGGAGAAAAAGACAACCGGATTACCGATGCCATAAATGAGGCCGTAAAAAAAACTCAGGAACAGGCTGCACGAACATTAATGAGTATGAGTCAAGACGATAAGGAATAA
- the dnaX gene encoding DNA polymerase III subunit gamma/tau: protein MFYLKYRPQTLDEIDNSNVRDTIAKLLSTKNVPHAFLFVGQKGTGKTSVARIVAKALNKSEGENFSSDIVEMDAASNRGIEEVKSIIKEASYLPMSSAYRIFIIDEAHMITNEAYNALLKTLEEPPATAIFILATTNLEKVPKTIISRCSIVNFGRAKQEDIITMLERIAKHEKMSVDKDLLALVAQNADYSFRDAAKLFEDLVIQKKLVVKRLGNI, encoded by the coding sequence ATGTTTTATTTAAAGTATCGACCACAAACTCTAGACGAGATAGATAACTCGAATGTTCGCGATACAATCGCAAAACTCCTTTCCACAAAGAATGTTCCCCATGCTTTTCTTTTTGTCGGACAAAAAGGTACCGGCAAAACCTCCGTTGCACGCATCGTAGCAAAAGCGCTCAATAAATCGGAAGGTGAGAATTTTTCCTCAGATATCGTCGAGATGGACGCGGCCTCCAATCGAGGCATTGAGGAGGTAAAAAGCATTATAAAGGAAGCCTCCTATTTGCCAATGTCTAGCGCCTACCGCATCTTTATTATCGACGAGGCGCACATGATTACGAACGAAGCTTACAATGCCCTCTTGAAGACTCTCGAAGAACCACCAGCAACCGCAATATTTATTCTTGCCACTACTAATCTCGAAAAGGTGCCTAAAACCATCATTTCAAGATGTTCCATTGTGAACTTCGGAAGAGCTAAACAGGAAGATATCATTACGATGCTTGAGCGAATTGCGAAGCACGAAAAAATGAGCGTTGATAAAGACCTACTTGCACTAGTCGCACAAAACGCGGATTATTCCTTCCGAGACGCCGCAAAATTGTTTGAGGATCTTGTCATTCAAAAAAAACTGGTCGTCAAGAGGCTAGGGAATATTTAG
- a CDS encoding rRNA maturation RNAse YbeY has product MVNIITSSRYRINRTRLKGTVERVLLENTASSKHLNLVFIGKTKMKSISSTYKHEDVALPVLSFPIRDNSNPEKEFIGEVFICYPQAILLAAERNKRVDDLMTELVEHGVRNLLK; this is encoded by the coding sequence ATGGTAAACATAATTACGTCATCGAGATATCGCATCAACAGAACTCGACTCAAAGGTACGGTCGAGCGTGTTTTGTTGGAAAATACCGCATCATCAAAACATCTGAATCTTGTTTTTATAGGGAAAACCAAGATGAAGTCGATAAGCTCTACTTATAAACATGAGGATGTTGCGCTTCCCGTGCTTTCCTTTCCCATTCGAGACAACTCGAATCCAGAGAAGGAGTTTATTGGTGAGGTCTTTATCTGTTACCCTCAGGCAATTCTTCTTGCCGCTGAGAGAAATAAGCGAGTTGATGACCTTATGACCGAACTGGTCGAACATGGAGTTAGGAATTTACTGAAGTAA
- the rpsU gene encoding 30S ribosomal protein S21 has protein sequence MVVVSKRKGETKDSMFRKFSKTFFEENVVEEVRKRQYYKKPSLQKKEHEKERLKKRFSKKRPLKMIKW, from the coding sequence ATGGTAGTAGTATCAAAACGAAAAGGAGAAACAAAAGACTCAATGTTCCGCAAATTTTCAAAGACTTTCTTTGAGGAAAACGTTGTTGAAGAGGTTCGAAAAAGACAGTATTACAAGAAGCCTTCTTTACAAAAGAAAGAGCATGAAAAAGAGCGACTCAAAAAGAGATTCAGCAAAAAGCGTCCTCTCAAAATGATTAAATGGTAA
- a CDS encoding chromate resistance protein, producing the protein MKSIVTHISVDLDAATSVWLIRRYLPQWNEAELKFVSAGTTLENMSPDSNPDIIHVDTGLGQFDHHHIEDRNLCAAKLVLNFLYQNHHILDTDYEALERLMKFVILDDNFADVYLPNPDDDVYDFGLHRIIDGLKRSLKDDVERCDVIFKMLDACLMVLKMKIRAEKEITQGYTFTSSFGKSLALDSENESVIKLALKKGYEFVLLFYSNDNTYRIKTLPSKKYDLTPLYEAIKKVDGKATWFLHISKNMLLNGSSKRPDSVPSSLPLKSVIEIIKNLT; encoded by the coding sequence ATGAAGAGCATTGTTACTCACATCTCAGTTGATCTTGATGCCGCAACAAGCGTCTGGCTCATCAGACGTTACTTGCCCCAGTGGAATGAGGCAGAATTGAAATTTGTTTCTGCAGGAACGACGCTTGAGAATATGTCTCCCGATAGTAATCCGGATATTATTCATGTGGATACGGGTCTAGGCCAGTTTGACCATCATCATATAGAAGACCGCAACCTCTGTGCGGCGAAACTTGTCCTCAACTTTCTTTACCAAAACCACCATATTCTTGACACCGACTACGAAGCGTTAGAGCGTCTCATGAAGTTTGTGATCTTGGATGATAATTTTGCGGATGTCTACCTACCCAACCCAGATGATGATGTGTATGATTTTGGGCTTCATCGAATAATAGATGGACTCAAACGAAGTCTAAAAGATGACGTGGAACGTTGCGATGTAATTTTTAAGATGCTTGATGCATGCCTCATGGTCTTAAAGATGAAAATTCGTGCCGAAAAAGAGATTACTCAAGGATATACCTTCACCTCATCTTTCGGAAAATCGTTGGCTCTCGACTCTGAAAACGAGTCGGTAATTAAGCTCGCACTTAAGAAGGGATACGAGTTTGTGCTCTTGTTTTACAGCAACGATAATACCTACAGAATTAAAACATTACCTTCAAAAAAGTACGATCTTACGCCGTTATACGAAGCAATCAAAAAAGTGGACGGAAAGGCGACATGGTTTTTACATATTTCAAAAAATATGCTCCTCAACGGATCATCAAAGAGACCCGACTCCGTTCCTTCGTCCCTTCCGCTCAAATCCGTGATTGAAATAATCAAGAATCTAACGTAA
- a CDS encoding site-2 protease family protein: MYIVVFIIILAVLVLIHELGHFLAAKKNGIRVEEFGFGFPPRIWGIKKGDTLYSINLLPIGGFVKLFGEEYHEENAKHRSKVDADKAFINKTPAQKAFVIIAGVLGNFLLAWILISYLFTQGVPTPTNKVLVDKTLKNSPAEQAHLQPGDQLTRITVGSKMFTLASTADLTNYSKKFAVNELFLPSNHRAKEKNIMIIPRLSPPAR, from the coding sequence ATGTATATTGTCGTCTTTATCATCATCCTCGCTGTTTTAGTTCTTATTCATGAACTAGGGCATTTTCTTGCCGCCAAAAAAAATGGGATACGGGTAGAGGAGTTTGGCTTTGGGTTTCCACCGCGAATCTGGGGAATTAAAAAGGGAGACACGCTCTACAGCATTAATCTTCTTCCCATTGGTGGCTTCGTGAAATTATTTGGAGAGGAATACCACGAAGAAAATGCCAAACATCGATCCAAAGTCGACGCAGACAAAGCGTTCATTAATAAAACGCCTGCGCAAAAAGCATTTGTAATCATTGCCGGAGTGTTGGGTAACTTCCTTCTCGCATGGATCCTTATTTCCTACTTATTTACTCAGGGCGTTCCAACTCCCACAAACAAGGTCCTCGTTGATAAAACACTGAAAAACTCTCCCGCTGAACAGGCGCACCTACAGCCAGGAGACCAGCTTACTCGCATCACCGTTGGTTCCAAAATGTTTACGCTTGCCTCGACCGCTGATCTTACCAACTACAGTAAGAAATTTGCCGTCAACGAGTTATTTTTACCGTCAAATCACAGGGCAAAAGAAAAGAATATCATGATCATTCCTCGTCTTTCTCCACCAGCAAGGTGA
- the frr gene encoding ribosome recycling factor, with translation MDIVTQFKQSAQKTILALKEDLKSIRTGRATPALVENLQITTYNGTTTLKLKEIAGITTEGSQTLVITPYDASTVGDIEKGILTSAMGLTPASQGSRILVRIPPLSQEQREKFIKIAGQMVEEKRVAVRGLRDENRRKVKTQFEQKTITEDAKFRLEKEIDSASTEIMEEIDSVKDSKEKEIREV, from the coding sequence ATGGACATTGTCACACAGTTCAAGCAATCAGCTCAAAAGACGATCCTCGCACTCAAAGAAGACCTGAAATCTATTCGTACAGGTCGCGCAACTCCTGCTCTTGTTGAAAATCTTCAGATCACCACCTACAACGGAACCACAACGCTTAAACTGAAAGAGATTGCAGGCATCACAACTGAAGGTTCGCAGACACTCGTCATCACACCCTACGATGCCTCAACGGTTGGAGACATAGAAAAGGGGATTCTTACATCAGCTATGGGACTTACACCCGCATCTCAAGGCTCAAGAATTCTGGTGAGAATTCCTCCTCTTTCTCAGGAGCAAAGAGAAAAATTCATTAAAATCGCTGGACAGATGGTTGAAGAGAAGCGAGTTGCGGTACGCGGTCTACGCGATGAAAATAGACGTAAGGTGAAGACACAATTTGAACAAAAAACAATCACCGAGGATGCAAAATTTAGATTGGAAAAAGAGATAGACTCCGCATCGACAGAGATTATGGAAGAAATCGATTCGGTAAAAGACTCAAAGGAAAAGGAAATTAGAGAAGTATAA
- a CDS encoding elongation factor Ts, whose protein sequence is MPSADIKKLKQLRDETEVSFSLIKKALEETDNDIAKAKKKLQDWGAEKVTKVAGRSTSQCGIYSYIHHDGKTAGLVELLCETDFVSGNSDFKSFGREIAMQVASFNPKNAEELLKQEYIRDSSKTIEDLLKEAVLKFGENIKISRILRWKLND, encoded by the coding sequence ATGCCATCTGCCGATATTAAAAAACTAAAACAACTCCGAGATGAGACCGAGGTTTCATTTTCTTTAATTAAAAAGGCTCTTGAAGAGACCGACAATGATATCGCAAAAGCCAAAAAGAAGTTGCAGGACTGGGGAGCCGAAAAGGTAACGAAGGTTGCCGGACGCTCAACCTCTCAATGTGGAATCTACAGTTACATTCACCACGATGGCAAAACTGCTGGTTTAGTTGAACTCCTATGCGAGACTGACTTCGTCTCGGGAAATAGCGACTTCAAGTCTTTTGGTCGAGAAATTGCGATGCAGGTTGCTTCATTCAACCCAAAAAATGCGGAAGAACTCCTTAAACAAGAGTACATTCGCGACTCCTCAAAAACCATAGAAGACCTTCTCAAGGAAGCGGTACTTAAGTTTGGTGAAAACATCAAGATCTCCCGAATTCTACGCTGGAAACTGAACGACTGA
- the rpsB gene encoding 30S ribosomal protein S2 produces MSTAANDLKLVETLFEAELHLGHKKNRLHPRARKYVYRIDNGVSIIDLTQTVPQLQKAREFIKKLKEENKVLLVVATKKVANQVVADFCREHSISFITAKWLPGLLTNFETLAKNIKKLNDLKVAEAQGDWGKLAKHEIVKLKKRVAKLEKFYGGISTLAKHPDALFIIDSKKENNAVVEAAKSKIPVVAITDTNTDPDTVTYPVVANDDSPKSIEFLMNDLLAPYLKS; encoded by the coding sequence ATGTCAACAGCCGCAAATGATTTAAAACTGGTCGAAACATTGTTCGAAGCCGAGCTTCACCTTGGCCACAAAAAGAACAGACTACATCCTCGTGCTCGTAAGTATGTGTACCGCATCGATAATGGCGTATCTATTATTGACCTTACACAGACCGTACCACAACTTCAGAAAGCGAGAGAGTTCATTAAAAAATTAAAGGAAGAGAATAAAGTTCTTCTTGTTGTTGCAACAAAAAAAGTTGCGAACCAAGTAGTAGCTGATTTCTGCCGAGAGCACTCCATTTCCTTTATTACGGCCAAATGGCTTCCAGGACTTTTGACAAACTTTGAAACACTTGCAAAAAACATAAAAAAACTGAATGATCTGAAGGTCGCGGAAGCTCAGGGAGACTGGGGAAAGCTTGCGAAACATGAAATTGTAAAGCTCAAAAAGCGAGTCGCGAAGCTTGAAAAATTCTATGGGGGTATAAGCACCTTAGCAAAGCACCCTGATGCTCTCTTCATCATCGATAGTAAAAAAGAAAACAATGCAGTGGTTGAGGCAGCAAAATCTAAGATTCCCGTTGTTGCAATCACCGACACCAACACCGATCCTGATACCGTAACCTATCCGGTCGTTGCAAATGATGACTCACCAAAATCCATTGAGTTTTTGATGAATGATCTTTTAGCTCCATACTTGAAGAGCTAA
- a CDS encoding NTP transferase domain-containing protein, whose amino-acid sequence MKITKAVIPAAGFGTRFLPQTKAMPKEMLPIVDKPVIQYVVEEVVQSGVENVIIVTGANKRAIEDHFDIPNEDLTKILFKETKNISLRRSRKSQIWLTLSMFAKRVLTEMEPLFSPLNQSIENEPFAVLWGDEFIYATPRLAQMIPVL is encoded by the coding sequence ATGAAAATTACAAAAGCCGTTATCCCCGCTGCTGGGTTTGGAACTCGTTTTCTTCCACAGACAAAAGCGATGCCTAAGGAAATGCTTCCGATCGTTGATAAACCGGTCATTCAGTATGTTGTTGAGGAAGTAGTTCAGTCCGGAGTTGAGAATGTCATTATCGTGACTGGAGCAAACAAACGAGCAATCGAGGACCATTTCGACATTCCGAACGAAGATCTTACAAAAATCTTATTCAAGGAAACAAAGAACATCTCCTTGAGGAGGTCAAGAAAATCTCAGATATGGCTAACTTTATCTATGTTCGCCAAAAGGGTCCTTACGGAAATGGAACCCCTGTTCTCGCCGCTGAACCAGTCAATCGAGAATGAACCGTTTGCGGTTCTTTGGGGAGACGAGTTTATCTATGCTACCCCAAGACTCGCCCAGATGATTCCTGTCTTATGA
- a CDS encoding deoxynucleoside kinase, with the protein MKGKFIVIEGVDGSGKETQAKLLVKHLENIGTPVMYLDFPQYDGFYGQIIAKYLRGEFGQIAQISPYLVSIVYALDRSTVREKIQSFIKEGGVVIANRYVPSNMAHQAANIADPTKRAEFISWISQLEYDQLKLPHEDIVIYLDLPWEIGMKKSDEKLEKGRGHHYLQGKADIHEESSHHRKQTAQVYRQFKETFNHWHLL; encoded by the coding sequence ATGAAAGGCAAATTTATTGTTATCGAAGGTGTTGACGGGTCAGGCAAGGAAACTCAGGCAAAACTTCTTGTAAAACATCTTGAAAACATAGGGACACCCGTGATGTACCTCGATTTTCCTCAATATGACGGCTTCTATGGCCAGATAATAGCGAAGTATCTCCGTGGCGAATTTGGACAAATTGCTCAGATTTCACCGTATCTTGTTTCGATTGTTTACGCTCTCGATCGATCAACAGTAAGAGAAAAAATTCAATCATTTATTAAAGAAGGGGGAGTGGTGATTGCAAATCGCTACGTACCGTCAAACATGGCACATCAAGCCGCAAACATCGCAGATCCTACCAAAAGAGCCGAGTTTATATCGTGGATTTCCCAACTCGAGTACGACCAACTCAAACTTCCCCATGAGGACATCGTCATCTACCTCGATCTTCCATGGGAAATCGGTATGAAAAAATCTGATGAAAAGCTCGAGAAGGGACGGGGACACCACTATCTCCAAGGTAAGGCAGATATTCATGAGGAAAGCTCACATCACCGAAAACAGACCGCACAGGTATATCGACAATTTAAGGAGACCTTTAATCATTGGCACTTACTTTAA